One Siniperca chuatsi isolate FFG_IHB_CAS linkage group LG5, ASM2008510v1, whole genome shotgun sequence DNA window includes the following coding sequences:
- the smn1 gene encoding survival motor neuron protein 1, translating into MANGCKDVLFTRGAGQSDDSDIWDDTALIKAYDKAVSSFKSALKGEDEPQASKINHPGKKRKNNKKNQSRKRTNAPPDKEWQVGDSCTAYWSEDGQLYAATISSIDEKRGTCIVVYTGYGNEEEQNLEDLLLEISEGDEETNTKVNEAESSTEESDRSTTPNQHKQQPHSKPQKSKAHKEPPPMWAPGFPGFPPGPPPMHAFRQGGSKRPGGHGPVPPSWPPMMPFGPPMIPPPPLMSPDMVDDEALGSVLISWYMSGYHTGYYLGLKQGRKEAANWTKLHHK; encoded by the exons ATGGCGAATGGATGCAAAGACGTGTTGTTTACTCGCGGAGCTGGACAG AGTGACGATTCGGATATATGGGATGACACAGCACTGATAAAGGCTTATGACAAGGCAGTTTCATCATTCAAG TCTGCCCTTAAGGGTGAAGATGAGCCGCAAGCCTCCAAGATAAACCATCCAGGAAAAAAGcgcaagaacaacaaaaaaaaccagaGCAGGAAAAGAACCAATGCACCACCAGATAAAGAG TGGCAAGTTGGGGACTCGTGCACTGCGTATTGGTCAGAGGATGGCCAGCTCTATGCAGCCACCATATCCTCCATAGATGAGAAGAGGGGCACTTGTATAGTTGTTTACACAGGATATGGCAACGAGGAGGAGCAGAACCTTGAAGACTTGCTTTTAGAGATTTCTGAAGGTGATGAGGAAACAAATACCAAG GTAAATGAGGCAGAATCGTCAACAGAGGAGAGTGACAGGTCAACCACACCAAACCAACACAAACAACAGCCACACAGTAAACCCCAAAAATCCAAGGCCCACAAAGAACCTCCTCCTATGTGGGCTCCTGGTTTCCCTGGGTTTCCTCCAGGCCCACCTCCTATGCATGCTTTCAGACAG GGGGGAAGCAAAAGACCTGGTGGTCATGGGCCTGTACCTCCTTCCTGGCCTCCCATGATGCCTTTTGGTCCACCA ATGATCCCTCCACCACCACTGATGAGTCCTGACATGGTGGATGATGAGGCCTTGGGCAGCGTGCTCATCTCCTGGTACATGAGTGGATATCACACAGGATACTACTTG gGGTTGAAACAAGGACGCAAAGAAGCTGCCAACTGGACAAAActgcaccacaaatga